A section of the Citrobacter farmeri genome encodes:
- a CDS encoding MFS transporter: MRFSALFLRPATTLWPPVLLGSQFAFNIGFYAVVPFLALFLRDDMLLSGGLIGLVLGLRTFSQQGMFIVGGALSDRFGAKIIILFGCMVRVLGYLLLAYGQSLGPIILGACLTGIGGALFSPSIEALLAKAGTQSEARGKRSRAEWFALFAVCGELGAVLGPAIGALMTGIGFRQIALAGAGVFLIALIVLYFCLPAADHNKPTLNILPWWTTFRQPRFIAFIIAYSSWLLSYNQLYLALPVEIQRSGGSEKDLGPLFMLASVLIILFQLPLARFARRAGAVRILPVGFLLLSAAFASVAFFAATQPPQGGLRLIPSVCLVTLLTLGQMLLVPSAKDLIPHFASESTLGAHYGALATAGGCAVLAGNLLLGGLLDKALVPSTQAVYPWLLLALFPLCSAVAMVLICRPLRAARVAKT; encoded by the coding sequence ATGCGTTTCTCTGCGTTGTTCCTGCGACCCGCCACAACCCTCTGGCCACCTGTTCTATTGGGTAGCCAGTTTGCCTTTAATATCGGTTTCTACGCGGTGGTGCCATTTCTCGCCCTCTTTTTGCGTGACGATATGCTGCTTTCTGGTGGGCTTATCGGACTGGTGCTGGGGCTGCGCACTTTCTCGCAGCAAGGGATGTTTATTGTTGGCGGCGCACTCTCCGATCGGTTCGGGGCAAAGATCATTATTCTTTTCGGCTGCATGGTTCGCGTCCTGGGCTATCTGCTTCTGGCCTATGGACAATCACTGGGCCCGATCATTCTGGGCGCATGTCTGACGGGAATCGGTGGTGCGTTGTTCTCCCCGTCAATCGAAGCATTGCTGGCGAAAGCCGGCACACAAAGTGAAGCTCGCGGAAAGCGCAGTCGTGCAGAATGGTTCGCCCTGTTTGCGGTGTGTGGAGAGCTTGGCGCGGTGCTCGGCCCGGCTATCGGTGCGCTGATGACGGGGATCGGTTTTCGTCAGATCGCTCTCGCCGGGGCCGGGGTATTCCTTATCGCATTGATCGTCCTCTATTTCTGTCTGCCTGCGGCTGACCATAACAAACCGACGCTCAACATTCTTCCCTGGTGGACGACCTTCCGTCAGCCTCGATTCATTGCCTTTATCATCGCTTACAGCTCGTGGTTGTTGAGTTACAACCAGCTCTACCTGGCACTGCCGGTGGAGATTCAGCGTTCGGGCGGCAGTGAAAAAGATCTGGGGCCACTCTTTATGCTGGCCTCAGTGCTGATTATTTTATTTCAGCTCCCGCTTGCGCGTTTCGCGAGGCGGGCAGGCGCCGTCAGGATCCTGCCAGTGGGCTTTTTGTTGCTCTCCGCCGCTTTTGCGAGTGTGGCCTTTTTCGCCGCGACACAACCGCCGCAGGGAGGATTACGGTTAATACCTTCAGTCTGTCTGGTCACGCTATTGACGCTGGGCCAGATGCTACTGGTCCCGTCGGCAAAAGATTTGATCCCTCATTTCGCCAGTGAATCGACGCTGGGCGCACACTACGGTGCACTTGCCACCGCAGGGGGATGCGCAGTGCTGGCGGGAAATTTGTTGCTGGGTGGTTTACTGGATAAGGCGCTTGTACCATCAACGCAAGCCGTTTATCCCTGGCTTTTATTAGCATTGTTTCCGCTCTGTAGCGCAGTGGCCATGGTGCTAATTTGCCGTCCGCTACGTGCAGCGCGAGTCGCTAAAACCTGA
- a CDS encoding ABC transporter ATP-binding protein — MSISAENITWKVGKKVIVNNVSLNVEPGKTVGLLGPNGCGKSSLLRILAGLRRPDAGHVTLDGKSIARIPKKQLACRVAFVEQHGMTDANMRVRDVVKLGRIPHHSPFSNWSTRDEETVNEALQRVDMLEKCEQGWLSLSGGERQRVHIARALAQAPTEILLDEPTNHLDIHHQMQLMHLISELPVTSIVAIHDLNHASMFCDSLMVMQRGQIVATGTPQDILSEELLWEVFRVKTRIEISPFHGKKHIHFMV; from the coding sequence ATGAGTATCTCCGCTGAAAATATTACCTGGAAAGTCGGTAAAAAGGTCATCGTCAACAATGTCTCGCTCAACGTCGAGCCCGGTAAAACCGTTGGATTACTTGGGCCGAACGGTTGTGGAAAGTCATCACTGTTACGCATTCTGGCAGGATTACGTCGACCGGATGCCGGCCACGTGACGCTGGACGGAAAAAGCATTGCCCGCATTCCCAAAAAGCAACTGGCCTGTCGGGTGGCTTTTGTTGAACAACACGGCATGACCGATGCCAACATGCGCGTGCGTGATGTGGTGAAACTTGGCCGTATTCCACACCACTCCCCCTTTTCTAACTGGAGTACGCGCGACGAGGAAACGGTCAACGAGGCATTACAGCGCGTTGATATGCTGGAAAAATGTGAACAAGGCTGGCTCAGTTTATCCGGCGGTGAACGCCAGCGCGTACATATCGCCCGTGCGCTGGCGCAAGCCCCCACCGAAATTCTCCTGGATGAACCCACTAACCACCTGGACATTCACCATCAAATGCAATTAATGCATCTGATCAGTGAGTTGCCAGTGACCAGCATTGTGGCTATCCACGATCTCAACCACGCGTCAATGTTCTGTGACTCGCTGATGGTTATGCAACGTGGGCAGATTGTCGCGACGGGAACGCCGCAGGATATTCTGAGCGAGGAACTGCTTTGGGAGGTTTTTCGGGTTAAAACCCGAATCGAAATCTCTCCTTTTCATGGCAAAAAACATATCCACTTCATGGTGTAA
- a CDS encoding FecCD family ABC transporter permease, with protein sequence MTTAVLQTRPGLLLTSACLLAILLLFLTIAVGVSVGELSIPLRDVFYAISNRMGLTDTPLNRIYESVIWDFRLSRALVAACCGAGLAICGAVLQSLLKNALAEPYVLGVSAGASTGAVSVVVLGIGTGAVSLSAGAFVGAFAAFAFVAFLTNGARGGNERTILAGVAASQLFNAITAYTISTSASAQQARDVMFWLLGSFSGVRWPEFQLALVVVLTGLAICLYYSRALDAFTFGDDAAASLGIAVPWVRLALFTTTAFITATIVSMAGSIGFVGLVVPHVMRFFFGPLHRTLLIASALAGAILMVLADIASRLLIAPQSLPVGVVTALVGVPFFAVIIYRSRNK encoded by the coding sequence ATGACCACTGCGGTACTTCAGACCCGACCGGGTCTGCTTCTTACCAGCGCGTGTTTGCTTGCTATCTTGCTTTTGTTTCTGACGATTGCCGTTGGGGTCAGCGTGGGGGAATTGTCTATCCCACTGCGGGATGTTTTTTACGCCATCAGCAACAGAATGGGACTCACCGACACCCCGCTCAACCGTATTTATGAAAGTGTGATTTGGGACTTTCGCCTGAGCCGTGCGCTGGTCGCGGCGTGCTGTGGCGCAGGCCTCGCAATCTGTGGTGCGGTACTGCAAAGTCTGTTGAAGAATGCGCTGGCGGAACCCTATGTGCTGGGTGTTTCTGCGGGCGCGTCAACCGGCGCCGTTTCTGTTGTTGTTCTGGGAATCGGTACGGGCGCGGTCTCCCTCTCCGCAGGCGCATTCGTCGGCGCATTTGCCGCCTTTGCATTTGTCGCCTTTCTGACGAACGGCGCGCGAGGGGGTAATGAACGCACGATTCTGGCTGGCGTTGCTGCTTCCCAACTCTTCAATGCCATTACGGCTTATACCATCAGCACCTCCGCCAGCGCGCAGCAGGCACGCGATGTGATGTTCTGGCTGCTGGGCAGCTTCAGCGGCGTACGCTGGCCGGAATTCCAGTTAGCGTTGGTCGTGGTGCTGACCGGGCTGGCCATCTGCCTTTACTATTCTCGGGCACTGGATGCCTTTACCTTTGGCGATGATGCCGCCGCGTCTTTAGGGATTGCCGTTCCCTGGGTACGTCTTGCCCTTTTCACCACCACCGCGTTCATTACTGCCACGATCGTCAGCATGGCCGGTTCAATTGGTTTTGTAGGACTGGTGGTTCCGCATGTTATGCGCTTCTTCTTTGGTCCGCTGCATCGCACATTGCTTATTGCCAGCGCACTGGCTGGCGCGATCCTGATGGTGCTGGCGGACATCGCCTCGCGTTTATTGATAGCGCCGCAAAGTTTGCCGGTTGGTGTGGTGACCGCCCTGGTCGGTGTCCCCTTCTTTGCCGTGATCATTTACCGCTCAAGGAATAAGTGA
- a CDS encoding ABC transporter substrate-binding protein: protein MKKVICAFGMVFASVSSAQATTYPLTLENCGYTETFTKAPERVVALGQNTVEILLLLGLQNNVKASAFWPTKVLPQLAEQNAKIKTLTVEIPTLESILAQNPDFVPAQLPLLLGPESKVAKREDLLTVGVNSYLSPGMCATKKAAGDLYGSRQKLWDMTYLYKEIEDFAKIFNVEDKGQAVIADFKKREAELRQEFGKNKKDLSFVFWFSSASPSADAYVGGKNSASGFIANVLGGHNAITSETEWPTVSWESIIAANPDVIVVSSLDRNRWALDNAEEKIKFLKSDPAISQLDAVKKGHIVVMDGQAMNPTIRTLYGAEQVGEQLRKLGLN from the coding sequence ATGAAAAAAGTCATTTGCGCATTCGGCATGGTGTTCGCATCCGTCAGTTCTGCTCAGGCAACGACCTATCCACTGACTCTGGAGAACTGTGGTTACACCGAAACGTTCACCAAAGCGCCAGAACGCGTCGTGGCTCTCGGACAGAATACCGTTGAGATTCTGCTGTTGTTAGGTTTGCAGAATAACGTGAAAGCCAGTGCCTTCTGGCCGACCAAAGTGCTGCCTCAACTGGCGGAACAAAATGCGAAAATCAAAACTCTCACGGTAGAAATTCCCACGCTTGAATCTATCCTTGCGCAAAACCCGGATTTCGTTCCCGCACAGTTGCCCTTGTTATTAGGGCCTGAAAGTAAGGTCGCGAAACGTGAAGATTTGCTTACCGTTGGCGTAAACAGTTATTTATCCCCGGGCATGTGCGCCACGAAAAAAGCAGCAGGCGATTTATATGGCAGTCGTCAGAAGCTGTGGGATATGACGTATCTCTATAAGGAAATTGAAGATTTCGCGAAAATTTTCAATGTGGAAGACAAGGGTCAGGCGGTTATTGCCGATTTTAAAAAGCGTGAAGCCGAGCTCCGCCAGGAGTTCGGTAAAAACAAGAAAGATCTCTCGTTTGTCTTTTGGTTCTCCAGTGCTTCCCCTTCCGCGGATGCTTATGTTGGCGGTAAAAACAGTGCCTCCGGATTCATAGCCAACGTGCTGGGCGGACACAACGCAATCACCTCTGAGACAGAATGGCCGACGGTGAGTTGGGAAAGCATTATCGCGGCGAATCCGGACGTCATCGTGGTGTCCAGCCTTGATCGCAACCGCTGGGCGCTGGATAACGCGGAAGAGAAAATCAAATTCCTGAAAAGCGATCCTGCCATCAGCCAGTTAGACGCAGTGAAAAAAGGCCATATCGTGGTTATGGACGGTCAGGCGATGAACCCGACTATCCGTACTCTTTACGGCGCTGAGCAGGTTGGCGAGCAGCTCAGAAAACTGGGGCTGAACTGA
- a CDS encoding YcjX family protein has protein sequence MKRLTNELNALVNRGVDRHLRLAVTGLSRSGKTAFITAMVNQLLNIHAGARLPLLSAVREERLLGVKRVPQRDFGIPRFTYDEGLAQLYGDPPTWPTPTRGVSEIRLALRYKSNDSLLRHFKETSTLYLEIVDYPGEWLLDLPMLAQDYLSWSRQMTGLLTGQRAEWSAKWRQLTQGLDPLATADENRLADIAAAWTEYLHQCKQQGLHFIQPGRFVLPGDMAGAPALQFFPWPDVDAWGESRLAQADKQTNAGMLRERFNYYCEKVVKGFYKNHFLRFDRQIVLVDCLQPLNSGPQAFNDMRLALTQLMQSFHYGQRTLFRRLFSPVIDKLLFAATKADHVTIDQHANMVSLLQQLIQDAWQNAAFEGISMDCLGLASVQATTSGLIDVNGEKIPALRGNRLSDGSPLTVYPGEVPARLPGQAFWDSQGFQFEAFRPQKMDVDKPLPHIRLDAALEFLIGDKLR, from the coding sequence ATGAAGAGACTGACCAATGAACTTAATGCGCTGGTTAATCGCGGCGTAGACCGGCATTTGCGCCTCGCGGTCACCGGGCTGAGCCGGAGCGGAAAAACCGCATTTATCACCGCAATGGTTAACCAGCTACTGAATATTCACGCCGGGGCGCGATTACCGCTGCTCAGCGCCGTGCGTGAAGAGCGCCTGCTCGGGGTGAAGCGCGTTCCCCAGCGCGATTTTGGCATTCCTCGTTTTACCTACGATGAAGGCCTGGCTCAACTGTATGGCGATCCGCCAACCTGGCCGACGCCCACTCGTGGGGTCAGTGAAATTCGCCTGGCGCTGCGCTATAAATCCAACGATTCCCTGCTACGTCACTTCAAAGAGACGTCGACGCTGTATCTGGAGATTGTCGATTATCCCGGCGAATGGTTACTCGATCTGCCGATGCTGGCGCAGGATTATCTGAGCTGGTCGCGGCAGATGACAGGACTCCTTACCGGCCAGCGGGCAGAATGGTCGGCGAAATGGCGACAACTGACGCAAGGGTTGGATCCGCTGGCAACCGCCGATGAGAATCGCCTGGCCGATATCGCGGCGGCGTGGACAGAATACCTGCATCAGTGCAAACAGCAGGGGCTGCATTTCATCCAGCCAGGGCGGTTCGTGCTGCCCGGTGATATGGCTGGCGCACCGGCACTGCAATTTTTCCCCTGGCCGGATGTCGACGCGTGGGGCGAATCCAGACTGGCCCAGGCGGATAAACAGACCAATGCCGGAATGCTGCGCGAGCGCTTTAACTACTATTGTGAAAAGGTGGTGAAAGGGTTCTATAAGAACCACTTTTTGCGTTTCGACCGCCAGATTGTGCTGGTGGATTGTCTGCAACCGCTCAACAGCGGGCCGCAGGCGTTCAACGATATGCGCCTTGCATTAACGCAACTGATGCAAAGTTTCCATTACGGCCAGCGCACGCTGTTTCGCCGGCTGTTTTCTCCGGTGATCGACAAACTGCTGTTTGCCGCCACCAAAGCGGACCACGTGACGATCGACCAGCACGCCAATATGGTGTCGCTGTTGCAACAGTTGATTCAGGATGCGTGGCAGAACGCGGCGTTTGAAGGGATCAGCATGGATTGTCTGGGGCTGGCTTCCGTCCAGGCAACCACCAGCGGATTGATTGACGTTAACGGCGAGAAGATCCCGGCGCTGCGTGGAAACCGCTTAAGTGACGGATCTCCGCTGACGGTCTACCCCGGAGAAGTACCGGCGCGACTGCCGGGACAGGCGTTCTGGGATAGTCAGGGATTTCAGTTTGAAGCTTTTCGACCGCAAAAGATGGATGTCGATAAGCCATTGCCGCACATTCGCCTGGATGCCGCGCTGGAGTTTTTAATAGGAGATAAATTGCGATGA
- a CDS encoding YcjF family protein, producing the protein MSEPIKPRIDFAGPLEVEQNPAFKAQQTFSETQAQSFAPATVDEPLEEEGQAEAVIDAALRPKRSLWRKMVMGGLALFGVSVVGQGVQWTMNAWQTQDWVALGGCAAGALIIGAGVGSVATEWRRLWRLRQRAHERDEARDLLHSHGAGKGRAFCEKLAQQAGIDQSHPALQRWYASIHETQNDREVVSLYAHLVQPVLDAQARREISRSAAESTLMIAVSPLALVDMAFIAWRNLRLINRIATLYGIELGYYSRLRLFRLVLLNIAFAGASELVREVGMDWMSQDLAARLSTRAAQGIGAGLLTARLGIKAMELCRPLPWLDDDKPRLGDFRRQLIGQLKETLQKNGSAREK; encoded by the coding sequence ATGAGCGAACCGATAAAACCGCGGATTGATTTCGCCGGTCCGCTTGAAGTCGAGCAGAACCCGGCTTTTAAAGCGCAACAAACGTTTAGCGAGACACAGGCTCAGTCATTTGCCCCGGCCACCGTCGATGAGCCGCTGGAAGAAGAGGGGCAGGCCGAAGCGGTAATTGATGCGGCGCTGCGCCCGAAGCGCAGCTTGTGGCGCAAGATGGTGATGGGCGGGCTGGCGCTGTTCGGCGTAAGCGTGGTTGGACAGGGCGTACAGTGGACGATGAACGCCTGGCAAACGCAGGACTGGGTGGCGCTCGGTGGCTGCGCGGCCGGGGCACTGATTATCGGTGCGGGCGTGGGGTCGGTGGCAACCGAGTGGCGGCGTCTGTGGCGATTACGTCAGCGTGCTCACGAGCGTGATGAAGCGCGCGACCTGTTGCACAGTCACGGTGCCGGGAAAGGGCGGGCCTTCTGCGAGAAACTGGCGCAGCAGGCCGGAATCGACCAGTCGCATCCGGCGCTACAGCGCTGGTACGCCTCGATTCACGAAACACAAAACGATCGCGAGGTGGTCAGCCTCTACGCTCATCTGGTTCAGCCGGTGCTGGATGCCCAGGCGCGGCGCGAAATCAGCCGTTCGGCGGCGGAATCGACGCTGATGATAGCGGTCAGCCCGTTGGCGCTGGTGGATATGGCGTTTATTGCCTGGCGCAATCTGCGACTGATTAACCGCATCGCCACGCTGTACGGGATTGAGCTTGGCTATTACAGCCGTCTGCGTCTGTTCCGCCTGGTCCTGCTCAATATCGCCTTTGCCGGGGCCAGCGAACTGGTGCGGGAAGTGGGGATGGACTGGATGTCGCAGGATCTCGCCGCACGCCTGTCGACCCGCGCCGCGCAGGGGATCGGAGCCGGGCTGTTAACCGCACGACTGGGAATCAAAGCGATGGAGCTTTGCCGTCCGCTGCCGTGGCTGGATGATGACAAACCGCGTCTGGGCGATTTCCGGCGTCAACTGATCGGGCAGCTCAAAGAGACGTTGCAGAAAAACGGCTCAGCGCGAGAAAAGTAA
- the tyrR gene encoding transcriptional regulator TyrR: protein MRLEVFCEDRLGLTRELLDLLVLRSIDLRGIEIDPIGRIYLNFAELEFTNFSSLMAEIRRIAGVTDVRTVPWMPSEREHLALSALLEALPEPVLSLDLKSKIEMANPASCQLFALNLERMRNHTAAQLINGFNFQRWLEGNPLTSHNEHVVINGQNFLMEITPVYLQGETDETMLTGAVVMLRSTIRMGRQLQNLATQDVSAFSQIIAVSGKMKHVVEQARKLAMLSAPLLIIGDTGTGKDLFAHACHQASPRAGKPYLALNCASIPEDAVESELFGHAPEGKKGFFEQANGGSVLLDEIGEMSPRMQTKLLRFLNDGTFRRVGEDHEVHVDVRVICATQKNLVELVQKGLFREDLYYRLNVLTLNLPPLRDCPQDIMPLTELFVARFADEQGVPRPKLAADLSTVLTRYGWPGNVRQLKNAVYRALTQLEGYELRPQDILLPDYDATTVAVGEDAMEGSLDDITSRFERSVLTQLYRSYPSTRKLAKRLGVSHTAIANKLREYGLNQKKGEE from the coding sequence ATGCGTCTGGAAGTCTTTTGTGAAGACCGACTCGGTCTGACTCGCGAATTACTCGATTTACTGGTGCTACGAAGCATCGATTTGCGCGGTATCGAGATTGACCCCATTGGGCGAATCTACCTTAACTTTGCCGAGCTGGAGTTCACTAACTTCAGTAGCCTGATGGCAGAAATTCGCCGCATTGCGGGCGTCACTGACGTACGCACCGTACCGTGGATGCCATCCGAGCGTGAGCACCTGGCGCTCAGCGCGCTGCTTGAGGCGCTGCCTGAGCCGGTCTTATCGCTGGATCTGAAAAGCAAGATTGAGATGGCGAACCCGGCGAGTTGTCAGCTGTTTGCGCTCAATCTGGAGCGGATGCGTAACCACACCGCTGCACAATTGATTAACGGTTTTAACTTCCAGCGCTGGTTGGAGGGGAATCCGCTGACCTCTCACAACGAACATGTGGTCATCAACGGGCAGAATTTCCTGATGGAAATCACGCCGGTCTATCTGCAAGGGGAAACCGACGAAACCATGCTCACCGGAGCGGTGGTGATGCTACGTTCAACTATCCGGATGGGGCGTCAGTTGCAGAATCTGGCCACTCAGGATGTGAGCGCCTTCAGTCAGATCATTGCCGTCAGCGGCAAAATGAAACACGTTGTTGAACAGGCGCGCAAACTGGCGATGCTGAGTGCACCGCTGCTGATTATCGGTGATACCGGCACCGGGAAAGATCTGTTTGCTCATGCCTGTCATCAGGCCAGCCCGCGTGCGGGTAAACCGTATCTGGCGCTCAACTGCGCCTCGATTCCTGAAGATGCGGTGGAAAGCGAACTGTTCGGTCATGCGCCGGAAGGCAAAAAAGGCTTCTTCGAGCAGGCGAACGGCGGTTCGGTGCTGCTTGATGAGATTGGCGAAATGTCGCCGCGCATGCAGACCAAACTGCTGCGATTCCTGAATGACGGCACGTTCCGTCGGGTGGGGGAAGATCATGAGGTCCATGTTGATGTACGCGTAATCTGTGCGACGCAAAAGAATCTCGTCGAACTGGTGCAGAAAGGACTGTTCCGGGAAGATCTCTATTATCGCCTTAACGTGCTGACGCTGAATTTGCCGCCGCTGCGCGATTGTCCGCAGGATATCATGCCGCTGACCGAACTGTTCGTGGCGCGTTTCGCCGATGAGCAGGGCGTGCCGCGTCCCAAACTGGCTGCCGATCTCAGTACGGTGTTGACCCGCTACGGTTGGCCTGGCAACGTGCGACAGTTGAAAAACGCGGTCTACCGCGCGCTGACACAGCTTGAAGGTTACGAACTGCGACCGCAGGATATTTTACTGCCGGATTACGACGCGACGACGGTTGCGGTAGGTGAAGATGCGATGGAAGGTTCGCTGGATGATATCACCAGCCGCTTTGAGCGCTCGGTGCTAACTCAGTTGTATCGCAGTTATCCCAGTACGCGTAAGCTGGCGAAACGTCTGGGGGTTTCTCATACCGCGATTGCGAATAAGCTGCGCGAGTATGGCCTGAACCAGAAGAAGGGCGAAGAGTAA
- the tpx gene encoding thiol peroxidase: MSQTVHFQGNPVAVANSIPQAGSKAQPFTLVAKDLSDVALSQFAGKRKVLNIFPSIDTGVCAASVRKFNQLATEIDNTVVLCVSADLPFAQSRFCGAEGLSNVITLSTLRNAEFLKNYGVEIAEGPLKGLAARAVVVLDENDNVIFSQLVNEITNEPDYAAALEVLKA, translated from the coding sequence ATGTCACAAACCGTTCATTTCCAGGGCAACCCGGTTGCAGTCGCCAACTCCATTCCTCAAGCGGGTAGCAAAGCGCAGCCTTTTACCCTCGTGGCAAAAGATCTGTCTGACGTCGCACTGAGCCAGTTTGCAGGCAAACGCAAAGTGCTGAACATTTTCCCGAGCATCGATACCGGCGTTTGCGCGGCATCGGTACGTAAGTTTAACCAACTGGCCACCGAAATCGATAACACCGTCGTACTGTGTGTTTCTGCTGACCTGCCGTTTGCCCAGTCGCGCTTCTGCGGCGCAGAAGGCCTGAGCAACGTCATCACGTTGTCCACGCTGCGTAACGCTGAGTTTCTGAAAAACTACGGCGTTGAAATCGCTGAAGGCCCGCTGAAAGGCCTGGCCGCTCGCGCGGTTGTCGTTCTGGATGAAAATGACAATGTCATCTTCAGCCAACTGGTGAATGAAATCACTAACGAACCTGACTATGCCGCTGCACTGGAAGTGCTGAAAGCGTAA
- the ycjG gene encoding L-Ala-D/L-Glu epimerase translates to MRSVKVYEEAWPLHTPFVIARGSRSEARVVVVELEEEGVKGTGECTPYPRYGESDASVMAQIMSIVPQLEKGLTREALQKLLPAGAARNAVDCALWDLQSRQQQQTLTESLGVTLPETIATAQTVVIGTPEQMAASAAALWEAGARLLKVKLDDRLISERMVAIRSAVPEATLIVDANESWRAEGLAARCQLLADLGVAMLEQPLPAQDDAALENFIHPLPVCADESCHTRSSLKALHGRYEMVNIKLDKTGGLTEALALAADAREQGFALMLGCMLCTSRAITAALPLTPQVSFADLDGPTWLAVDVEPALHFTTGQLHP, encoded by the coding sequence ATGCGTTCTGTGAAGGTCTACGAGGAAGCCTGGCCGTTACATACCCCTTTTGTGATTGCCCGTGGCAGCCGCAGTGAGGCGCGTGTCGTGGTGGTTGAACTGGAAGAAGAGGGCGTGAAAGGGACGGGGGAGTGTACGCCCTATCCGCGCTACGGAGAAAGTGATGCGTCGGTGATGGCGCAGATCATGAGTATTGTGCCGCAACTGGAAAAAGGGCTGACCCGGGAAGCACTACAGAAACTGCTCCCTGCCGGCGCGGCGCGCAACGCGGTTGACTGTGCGTTGTGGGATTTACAGTCGCGTCAGCAGCAACAAACGCTGACGGAAAGCCTTGGAGTGACATTGCCCGAGACAATTGCCACTGCCCAGACCGTGGTGATCGGTACGCCGGAACAAATGGCGGCCAGCGCGGCAGCGCTGTGGGAAGCCGGAGCCAGACTATTGAAAGTGAAACTGGACGATCGGCTGATCAGCGAACGCATGGTGGCGATTCGGTCGGCGGTACCGGAAGCGACCCTGATTGTTGATGCCAATGAGTCATGGCGGGCGGAAGGGCTGGCGGCGCGCTGTCAGCTATTAGCCGATCTCGGCGTGGCGATGCTGGAACAACCGCTTCCGGCACAGGATGACGCGGCGCTGGAAAATTTCATCCATCCGCTACCGGTCTGCGCGGATGAAAGTTGTCATACCCGTAGCAGCCTGAAGGCGCTGCACGGGCGCTATGAGATGGTCAATATCAAGCTGGACAAAACCGGTGGACTGACCGAGGCGCTGGCGCTGGCTGCTGACGCGCGCGAGCAGGGATTTGCGCTGATGCTGGGCTGTATGCTTTGCACGTCGCGGGCGATTACGGCTGCATTACCACTGACGCCGCAGGTTAGCTTTGCCGATCTTGATGGTCCCACCTGGCTGGCTGTTGATGTCGAGCCCGCGCTGCACTTTACGACCGGACAGCTTCATCCTTAG
- the mpaA gene encoding murein tripeptide amidase MpaA, whose protein sequence is MTVTRPRAQRGAFPPGTEHYGRSLLGAPLIWFPASAASRDSGLIIAGTHGDENASVVTLSCALRTLTPSLRRHHVILAVNPDGCQLGLRANANGVDLNRNFPSANWKAGETVYRWNSAAQARDVVLLTGEHPGSEPETQALCQLIHRIHPAWVVSFHDPLACIEDPGSSELGEWLAQAFELPLVTSVGYETPGSFGSWCADLELPCITAEFPPISSDEASEKYLQAMSTLLRWHPKDEAVRS, encoded by the coding sequence ATGACCGTTACCCGCCCCCGTGCACAACGCGGCGCCTTTCCGCCAGGAACCGAACATTATGGACGTTCACTGCTGGGGGCTCCGCTGATCTGGTTTCCGGCTTCCGCCGCCAGTCGCGACAGTGGTTTGATTATCGCGGGAACGCACGGCGACGAAAACGCGTCGGTGGTCACGCTCTCCTGCGCACTGCGCACGCTGACGCCCTCGCTGCGCCGCCACCATGTGATCCTCGCGGTAAACCCGGACGGCTGTCAGCTCGGTTTGCGTGCAAACGCTAACGGCGTCGATCTCAATCGCAATTTTCCGTCAGCCAACTGGAAAGCCGGAGAGACGGTATATCGCTGGAACAGCGCTGCGCAAGCGCGTGACGTCGTTCTGTTGACGGGAGAACATCCGGGTTCAGAACCAGAAACTCAGGCATTATGTCAGTTGATACATCGCATCCACCCCGCGTGGGTGGTCTCCTTCCATGACCCGCTGGCCTGTATTGAAGATCCCGGAAGCAGCGAACTCGGTGAATGGCTGGCGCAGGCGTTCGAACTGCCGCTGGTGACCAGCGTGGGTTACGAAACGCCCGGCTCTTTCGGCAGTTGGTGCGCAGATCTCGAATTGCCCTGCATCACGGCTGAATTTCCGCCGATCTCTTCAGATGAGGCCAGCGAAAAATACCTACAGGCGATGTCCACGCTTCTGCGCTGGCATCCTAAGGATGAAGCTGTCCGGTCGTAA